A part of Corvus hawaiiensis isolate bCorHaw1 chromosome 25, bCorHaw1.pri.cur, whole genome shotgun sequence genomic DNA contains:
- the VSIG10L2 gene encoding LOW QUALITY PROTEIN: V-set and immunoglobulin domain-containing protein 10-like 2 (The sequence of the model RefSeq protein was modified relative to this genomic sequence to represent the inferred CDS: inserted 2 bases in 1 codon) translates to MERGRAAPPPWRGPWILCLLPALAGGQPLAAGEAAYEEWRTTGVRGRAVELSCGPAAAAPPAVVFWSFTPRGEGLPRAVAVGSGREVAVAPGTGMLGRVTLRNGTLELRELRVAAQGRFLCQGLFPERGRLRVGYAAVLLRVLVPVSKPFVRPTAAAAAEGAAVALTCTVREGTEPLSFSWQHQEPRGGPSVTPAGLGGSRAELQLTPANRSHTGWYVCTVSNEVNNHTSDPVYLDIVYGPDEPAIRVEPFSPEQGGFSAGEREDVVLSCLAPSNPPSRYVWLHNGSQVHIGQTYVITAIARAQAGTYTCLAENSHLQTRTQATIVLTVYYPPAGSPSCSALASGDQQDVALRCRWLGGFPLARLRWVGPQEEEEEEEGLMGTSFSMATRIQSGAATRNGSSFSCLASHPALPQGAACGTTLWVPSGSPTCAAAATKGDEYVMLRCRWEGGTPLVTLRWRDTGGWALGDPAPSTAVLVLSTDGSLGGREFVCVAAHPLRAAAAECRLRLGKLDPSPEPPPCRGGXWHVPAGTVPPCRRVEVPELEAESEVAVLEGGEAQLSCRQRGSNADLGATVVWYDPKEREVTPGLAKYRLEQGEAWLNLTVRDAEWPGDSGIYRCTATNAVGTASLPVRLRVDRYPAPPNVTISKLRYTRARTEVRLEWRTQGAGNLTGFVVQRRQTKKPLRETASPWETAAGDIEPHSRDRRLGGLDPTVLYAFRVLAVNHRTAGHPSEVQTPAEPPFEAYPAVTGAAVAGMLVATAASLLAVHCIARHRETLPRLHDLLFRTAGPGAQEPVGTAEDAEAAAAGKEEAVPAQGDSSAPSTAAGTEAAPAQGEPSARSTAAEPLSAAPSTTDDPPVNVTITVTATP, encoded by the exons ATGGAGCGTggccgggcagcgccgccgccTTGGAGGGGGCCCTGgatcctgtgcctgctgccGGCGCTGGCGGGGG ggcagccgcTGGCGGCCGGCGAGGCGGCCTACGAGGAGTGGCGGACGACGGGCGTGCGAGGCCGGGCggtggagctgagctgtgggccggcggccgcagccccgccggCCGTGGTCTTCTGGAGCTTCACGCCGCGGGGAGAGGGGCTCCCACGGGCTGTGGCCGTGGGCTCGGGCAGGGAGGTGGCCGTGGCCCCCGGCACGGGGATGCTGGGCCGGGTGACGCTGCGCAACGGGACGCtggagctgcgggagctgcgcGTGGCCGCCCAGGGCCGCTTCCTCTGCCAGGGGCTCTtcccggagcggggccggctcCGTGTGGGCTATGCCGCCGTCCTCCTGCGGGTCCTGG TGCCCGTCTCCAAGCCCTTCGTGCGGccgacggcggcggcggcagcggagGGGGCAGCGGTGGCCCTGACGTGCACTGTGCGGGAGGGGACGGAGCCGCTGAGCTTCtcctggcagcaccaggagccccGGGGGGGTCCCTCAGTGACccctgcggggctggggggctccagGGCAGAACTGCAGCTGACACCTGCCAACCGCAGCCACACGGGCTGGTACGTCTGCACCGTGAGCAACGAGGTCAACAACCACACCAGCGACCCCGTCTACCTGGACATCGTCT ATGGCCCAGATGAGCCGGCCATCCGTGTGGAGCCCTTCTCCCCCGAACAGGGGGGCTTCTCAGCGGGCGAGCGGGAGGACGTGGTGCTGAGCTGCCTggccccctccaacccccccagCCGCTACGTCTGGCTGCACAACGGTTCCCAGGTGCACATCGGCCAGACCTACGTCATCACTGCCATCGCCCGCGCCCAGGCGGGCACGTACACCTGCCTGGCCGAGAACAGCCACCTCCAGACCCGCACCCAGGCCACCATCGTCCTCACTGTCTACT ATCCACCAGCCGggagccccagctgctctgccctggcctCCGGTGACCAGCAGGACGTGGCCCTGCGGTGCCGCTGGCTGGGGGGCTTCCCCCTGGCCCGGCTGCGCTGGGTGGGCcctcaggaggaggaggaggaggaagaggggttGATGGGGACCAGTTTTTCCATGGCCACCAGGATCCAGTCAGGGGCAGCCACCAGGAACggcagctccttctcctgcctggCCTCCCACCCCGCACTGCCACAGGGGGCTGCGTGTGGGACCACCCTGT GGGTCCCGTCTGGCAGCCCCACCTGCGCGGCAGCGGCCACCAAGGGTGACGAGTACGTGATGCTGCGGTGCCGCTGGGAGGGGGGCACGCCGCTCGTCACCCTGCGCTGGCGGGACACTGGGGGCTGGGCCTTGGGCGACCCCGCACCCTCCACCGCCGTGCTGGTGCTGAGCACCGACGGCAGCCTGGGGGGCCGGGAGTTCGTCTGCGTGGCCGCCCACCCGCTGCGGGCCGCTGCCGCCGAGTGCCGCCTGCGGCTGGGTAAGCTGGACCCGTCCCCAGAGCCCCCGCCGTGCCGCGGTGG GTGGCACGTCCCTGCAGGTACTGTCCCCCCTTGTCGCCGAGTAGAGGTCCCCGAGCTGGAGGCGGAGAGCGAGGTGGCGGTGCTGGAGGGCGGCGAGGCACAGCTCTCGTGCCGGCAGCGTGGCAGCAATGCCGATCTCGGTGCCACCGTGGTTTGGTACGACCCCAAGGAGCGGGAGGTGACACCGGGGCTGGCCAAGTAccggctggagcagggagaagcGTGGCTCAACCTCACCGTCCGGGATGCTGAGTGGCCGGGGGACAGTGGGATCTACCGCTGCACCGCCACCAATGCCGTGGGCACTGCCAGCCTCCCCGTCCGCCTCCGCGTGGACC GGTACCCGGCCCCTCCCAACGTCACCATCAGTAAGCTGCGCTACACGCGGGCCCGCACCGAGGTGCGGCTGGAGTGGCGGACGCAGGGCGCCGGCAACCTCACCGGCTTCGTGGTGCAGCGGCGCCAGACCAAGAAGCCCCTCCGGGAGACAGCGAGCCCCTGGGAAACAGCCGCCGGCGACATCGAGCCGCACTCCCGCGACCGGCGCCTGGGGGGGCTGGACCCCACGGTGCTCTATGCTTTCCGCGTCCTGGCCGTCAACCACCGCACGGCCGGGCACCCCTCCGAGGTGCAGACGCCAG CCGAGCCTCCCTTCGAGGCCTACCCGGCGGTGACGGGGGCGGCGGTGGCAGGGATGCTGGTGGCCACCGCAGCATCACTCCTGGCCGTGCACTGCATCGCCCGCCACCGGGAGACCCTCCCGC GGCTTCACGACCTGCTCTTCCGCAC ggctggtcCTGGCGCCCAGGAGCCTGTGGGCACGGCGGAGGATGCTGAAGCAGCCGCAGCCGGGAAGGAggaagcagtgccagcacagggagactCGTCTGCCCCCAGCACGGCAGCAGGGACCgaagcagcaccagcacagggagagccCTCTGCCCGCAGCACGGCAGCAG AGCCGCTCTCGGCAGCACCGAGCACCACTGATGACCCACCAGTTAATGTCACCATCACTGTGACAGCGACACCGTGA